In Elusimicrobiota bacterium, a genomic segment contains:
- the ftsZ gene encoding cell division protein FtsZ, with protein sequence MIRIKISENFEETVAKIKVIGIGGGGGNAVNRMIEERFDGVTFISANTDAQVLRLSKAPIKIQLGEKLTEGKGAGGSPDMGARAAEESREIIKEELLNTDLLFITAGMGGGTGTGAAPIIAEIAKSMNILTVAIVTKPFNFEGPVRMRQAENGLKELRSKVDTIITIPNERLVDICEKDTGMKYAFLLADQILHRAVQSISDVITTKGEINVDFADVKGIMTTAGDAIMGMGQAKGENAVDAALQQALNSPLLDNLSINGANRGVLVNITGSSRLPLTEAKETMDKLREQLGHEAHVFFGFVIDENLQDEVKLTLIATGLTNRRTIRHLTPDEMKQRNHLASKSYIQEPTAYVKPSTLNKGDIFRPAALRKKKNT encoded by the coding sequence TCGAAGAAAGATTCGATGGAGTAACATTTATCTCGGCAAACACTGATGCTCAGGTATTACGTTTATCCAAAGCGCCTATAAAGATACAGTTAGGTGAAAAGCTTACAGAAGGTAAAGGCGCAGGCGGGTCTCCGGATATGGGTGCCCGTGCTGCAGAAGAAAGCCGTGAGATTATTAAAGAAGAATTGTTGAATACAGACTTACTGTTTATCACAGCGGGTATGGGCGGAGGAACGGGTACCGGCGCAGCGCCAATAATTGCAGAGATTGCTAAATCAATGAATATTCTTACTGTGGCAATTGTTACCAAACCATTCAATTTTGAAGGCCCGGTACGTATGCGCCAGGCAGAAAACGGTTTGAAAGAACTGAGGTCAAAAGTTGATACAATAATTACGATACCAAATGAGAGGTTAGTAGATATCTGTGAAAAAGATACTGGAATGAAATATGCGTTTCTTCTCGCAGACCAAATATTACATAGGGCAGTACAGTCTATCTCCGATGTTATAACCACCAAAGGCGAGATCAATGTTGATTTCGCTGATGTCAAAGGTATTATGACAACCGCAGGGGATGCTATAATGGGGATGGGGCAAGCAAAAGGTGAAAACGCAGTGGATGCTGCATTGCAACAAGCATTGAACTCGCCGTTATTAGATAATCTTTCTATAAACGGTGCAAATCGCGGGGTATTGGTTAATATCACTGGAAGTTCAAGATTACCATTAACAGAAGCTAAGGAAACTATGGATAAATTGAGAGAACAGCTTGGGCATGAAGCACACGTATTTTTTGGTTTTGTAATTGACGAGAATCTTCAAGATGAAGTTAAGCTGACTTTAATTGCAACAGGATTAACAAACCGGCGGACAATACGACACTTAACGCCTGATGAAATGAAACAGCGTAATCATTTGGCTAGCAAATCATATATTCAAGAACCTACTGCATATGTAAAACCGTCAACTTTAAATAAAGGCGATATATTTCGTCCCGCAGCTTTAAGAAAAAAGAAAAATACTTAA